From a single Accipiter gentilis chromosome 10, bAccGen1.1, whole genome shotgun sequence genomic region:
- the FDXR gene encoding NADPH:adrenodoxin oxidoreductase, mitochondrial isoform X3: MGPGGACWRGGGVPGGFKRWLSSSAPAPRVCVVGSGPAGFYTAQHILKHHGGARVDIYEKLPVPFGLVRFGVAPDHPEVKNVINAFTQTARSERCAYYGNVTVGRDVMVAELRQAYHAVVLSYGAEDNRVLGIPGENLSGVYSARAFVGWYNGLPENRDLKPDLSCETALILGHGNVALDIARILLSPLDLLRKTDITDSSLAALACSKVKRVWLVGRRGPLQVAFTIKELREMINLPGARPVLNPADFTGLENAIKDAPRPRKRLTELMIKTALEKPGEKIMEAQAAAPREWGLKFQRSPQEVLPTADGRRARGIRMALTRLEGLGDSAKAVPTGDMEELECGLVLSSIGYRSLPLDPGVPFDTQRGVIPNSSGRVEGVPGVDSSPLTA; this comes from the exons atGGGACCGGGCGGCGCGTGCTGGAGGGGCGGTGGCGTCCCGGGCG GTTTCAAGCGATGGCTGTCCTCGTCCGCCCCGGCTCCTCGCGTCTGCGTGGTGGGCAGCGGGCCCGCGGGGTTTTACACGGCTCAGCACATCCTCAAG cacCACGGCGGGGCCCGAGTGGACATCTATGAGAAGCTGCCTGTTCCCTTCGGGCTCGTCCGTtttggggtggccccagaccacCCCGAAGTGAAG AATGTGATCAACGCCTTCACGCAGACGGCGCGCTCGGAACGCTGTGCCTACTACGGAAATGTCACCGTGGGGAGGGACGTCATGGTGGCAGAGCTGCGGCAGGCTTACCACGCTGTGGTGCTG AGTTATGGTGCTGAAGATAACCGTGTCCTGGGGATCCCAGGGGAGAACCTTTCTGGCGTTTATTCGGCCCGAGCGTTCGTGGGCTGGTACAATGGGCTGCCTGAGAACCGGGAC CTGAAGCCCGACCTGAGCTGTGAGACAGCGCTGATTCTGGGTCATGGCAACGTGGCGCTGGATATTGCCCGGATCCTCCTGTCCCCACTGGATCTCCTCAGG AAGACAGACATCACTGACAGCTCCCTGGCAGCTCTCGCCTGCAGCAAGGTGAAGCGTGTCTGGCTGGTTGGGAGGAGGGGACCTCTCCAAGTTGCTTTCACTATCAAG GAGCTGCGAGAGATGATAAACCTGCCTGGTGCCAGACCTGTCCTGAACCCTGCTGACTTCACAGGCCTTGAAAATGCTATTAAAG aTGCCCCCAGGCCCAGGAAGCGACTGACTGAGCTGATGATTAAAACAGCCCTAGAGAAGCCTGGGGAGAAGATAATGGAGGCGCAGGCAGCAGCCCCCCGGGAGTGGGGGCTGAAGTTCCAGCGCAGCCCCCAGGAGGTGCTGCCCACCGCTGATGGGAGGCGGGCGAGGGGCATCCGCATGGCCCTGACCCGCCTGGAG gGTTTGGGTGACTCTGCTAAAGCTGTCCCCACTGGAGACATGGAGGAGCTGGAGTGTGGGCTGGTACTCAGCAGCATTGGCTACCGGAGCCTGCCCCTGGACCCAGGGGTACCCTTCGACACCCAGCGTGGCGTTATCCCCAACAGCTCAGGCAGAGTGGAGGGCGTTCCAG GGGTGGATTCTTCACCGCTCACAGCTTGA